Proteins encoded within one genomic window of Verrucomicrobiales bacterium:
- a CDS encoding tetratricopeptide repeat protein, giving the protein MKPFQSLGLVAAMCAWLGLAGSLAAHEGPEHEIEELTELLNRGETADLFLQRAIEYRVLGKLGEAARDLEQAIRLGPEKLLVHRELGRVYFSLGKTNEALDTISHALKLKTDEPNELAALHASRAEILKARADYKKALEDCNHAIQLHKQNVDWYLLRSDLHERLKQPKERLDGIRQGIDETGSGVLELEWIEALLDDKQFAEALKKIEPELQSSRIRSSWLVRRARAQQGLGKNEAAKTDLEDAIQEMSTRINPSSPDVTLLTERAQAHEMLKDRDAAKYWYEQARDAGAEDWVKEKIKAIKAEEDAEKEPKEKSPEKSKEKDKEKDKSAP; this is encoded by the coding sequence ATGAAACCTTTCCAATCACTTGGGCTGGTGGCTGCCATGTGCGCCTGGTTAGGACTGGCGGGTTCCCTGGCCGCACACGAGGGTCCCGAGCATGAAATTGAGGAACTGACGGAGTTGTTGAACCGCGGAGAGACTGCGGACTTGTTCCTACAGCGTGCCATTGAGTATCGCGTGCTCGGCAAACTCGGTGAAGCCGCGCGTGACCTTGAGCAAGCCATCCGCCTGGGTCCGGAAAAGCTGCTGGTACACCGGGAACTGGGACGCGTGTATTTCTCTCTCGGCAAGACGAACGAAGCCCTCGATACCATCTCCCACGCCCTGAAGCTCAAGACCGACGAGCCCAACGAGCTGGCAGCCCTGCACGCCTCACGCGCGGAAATCCTGAAGGCTCGGGCCGACTACAAAAAAGCACTCGAAGACTGCAACCACGCCATCCAACTGCATAAACAGAACGTGGATTGGTATCTCCTCCGCAGTGACCTGCACGAGCGACTAAAGCAGCCCAAGGAGCGGCTCGATGGCATTCGGCAAGGGATCGACGAGACCGGGAGCGGCGTTCTCGAACTGGAATGGATCGAAGCGCTCTTGGATGATAAGCAGTTTGCCGAAGCGTTGAAGAAGATCGAGCCGGAGCTGCAAAGCTCGCGCATCCGCAGCTCCTGGCTGGTCCGACGCGCCCGCGCTCAGCAGGGCCTCGGCAAAAACGAGGCAGCCAAGACCGATCTTGAGGATGCCATTCAGGAGATGAGCACTCGGATCAACCCGAGTTCCCCGGATGTCACCCTTCTGACCGAACGAGCCCAAGCCCACGAAATGCTCAAGGATCGGGATGCCGCCAAATATTGGTACGAACAGGCGCGGGACGCTGGTGCCGAGGATTGGGTTAAAGAGAAGATTAAAGCCATCAAAGCCGAAGAGGACGCCGAGAAAGAACCCAAGGAGAAGTCCCCAGAGAAATCGAAGGAGAAGGACAAGGAAAAGGACAAGTCCGCCCCCTGA
- a CDS encoding metallophosphoesterase family protein has translation MHVVWRTEGPIDPVVRYGSDRNHLTERVRGGSIVTRASLGTNGQEMLPRWKALRTSANLALPKLHSAPVGTFQYEAKIADLKPDTQYYYAVYDGDKRLTPADDTYYFRTQPLAGTARPIRFWVLGDGGTGREAQKAVHDAMTSTVLKEGVPLDFWIHVGDMAYNTGRDMEFQTRFFESYEQTLRNKVCWPTMGNHEGHTSKGTTGVGPYYDAYVVPTRAEVGGFASGTEAYYSYDYGNIHFICLDSHDMDRKPTAPMAKWLKTDLEKTKADWIVAFFHHPPYTKGSHDSDKEKDLIEMRRYIVPILEAGGTDVVLTGHSHTYERSMLMDGAYATNTVSENVILDDGDGDPAGDGAYRKSAGIHPHEGTVQVVTGNAGQTLSRVGSLPVMRRIILEHGSVIVDVHGDTLVARMINRNGNVRDLFSIIKRGVVTPTRVGNPWQPAEYKKSSSEPKDKAAPAVDHKIVIPQHAQWEYLAGSHPQGMGWTRLGFAGKDWKTGVGGFGYGEGEFKTELKEMRRKFSTVYLRREFEVAQADAITEMGLQIDYRDAFIAYLNGREVVRQNVGRSSGRNAQGVKAREDRGRVYLTLKDFQNHLKDGVNVLAIEGHTSAADTLDFCLDPILVLED, from the coding sequence ATGCACGTGGTTTGGCGCACTGAGGGCCCCATTGATCCCGTGGTCCGTTACGGGAGTGATCGCAATCATTTGACCGAGCGGGTCCGCGGCGGCTCCATTGTCACGCGAGCCTCTCTTGGGACTAACGGTCAGGAGATGCTTCCTCGGTGGAAGGCTTTGCGAACTTCGGCAAACCTTGCATTGCCCAAGTTGCACTCAGCCCCAGTTGGGACCTTCCAATACGAAGCCAAGATTGCCGACCTCAAGCCCGACACTCAGTATTACTACGCGGTCTACGACGGTGACAAGCGGCTCACGCCCGCGGATGACACCTACTATTTTCGAACTCAGCCGCTCGCTGGCACCGCCCGGCCCATTCGCTTCTGGGTGCTTGGCGATGGCGGGACCGGACGCGAGGCGCAGAAGGCGGTGCACGACGCCATGACAAGCACCGTACTGAAAGAGGGCGTGCCGCTTGACTTTTGGATCCATGTTGGAGACATGGCCTACAACACGGGTCGTGACATGGAATTCCAAACACGGTTCTTTGAGTCTTACGAGCAGACCCTGCGCAACAAGGTGTGCTGGCCGACCATGGGCAACCACGAAGGCCATACCTCCAAGGGGACCACGGGTGTTGGACCTTACTACGACGCCTACGTGGTGCCGACTCGCGCCGAGGTGGGCGGCTTCGCTTCGGGAACTGAAGCCTATTACTCCTACGATTACGGAAACATCCATTTCATCTGCCTGGACTCGCACGACATGGATCGGAAACCCACCGCGCCGATGGCAAAGTGGCTCAAGACGGATCTAGAGAAAACCAAAGCAGATTGGATTGTCGCCTTCTTTCATCACCCCCCCTACACCAAAGGGAGCCACGACAGCGACAAGGAGAAGGACCTGATCGAGATGCGTCGCTACATTGTTCCCATCCTGGAGGCGGGGGGAACCGACGTGGTCCTAACCGGCCACTCCCATACCTACGAACGCTCCATGCTGATGGATGGAGCTTACGCGACCAACACGGTCTCGGAGAACGTCATTCTGGATGATGGAGATGGCGATCCCGCTGGAGATGGCGCGTATCGCAAGAGTGCAGGGATTCACCCCCATGAAGGCACCGTCCAAGTCGTGACGGGCAACGCGGGCCAGACCCTCAGCCGTGTAGGTAGCCTACCCGTGATGCGCCGAATCATTCTCGAGCACGGCTCGGTCATTGTCGATGTGCATGGCGACACCCTGGTGGCACGCATGATCAATCGCAACGGGAACGTGCGGGACCTCTTCAGCATCATCAAACGCGGCGTGGTCACTCCGACTCGAGTCGGTAACCCGTGGCAGCCCGCGGAATATAAAAAGTCCAGCTCAGAGCCAAAGGACAAAGCCGCTCCTGCCGTCGATCACAAGATCGTCATACCCCAGCACGCTCAGTGGGAGTATCTGGCGGGTTCGCACCCTCAGGGCATGGGGTGGACACGGCTGGGTTTCGCCGGAAAGGATTGGAAAACAGGCGTTGGCGGCTTTGGCTATGGCGAGGGTGAGTTTAAGACCGAACTCAAGGAGATGCGTCGGAAGTTCTCCACGGTCTATCTACGCAGGGAATTTGAGGTTGCCCAGGCGGACGCCATCACGGAAATGGGGCTTCAGATCGATTATCGAGATGCCTTCATTGCCTATCTCAACGGACGCGAGGTAGTGCGGCAAAATGTCGGCCGTAGCAGCGGCCGGAACGCCCAGGGAGTCAAAGCGCGTGAGGATCGCGGGCGCGTTTATCTCACCCTCAAAGATTTCCAAAACCACCTCAAGGATGGGGTGAACGTGCTCGCTATCGAAGGCCACACCTCCGCTGCGGACACTCTGGACTTCTGCTTGGATCCGATCCTGGTACTGGAAGACTAG